In Psychrobacter ciconiae, the following are encoded in one genomic region:
- a CDS encoding acyl-CoA dehydrogenase C-terminal domain-containing protein — MQYKAPLRDIQFVMHELLDSEAHYQTLPAYQETDRELMNSLFEMAASFAENELSPLNQSGDAEGCHFDNGVVTTPKGFKDAYKEYCELGFPALSAEEAFGGQNLPFSVSTVINEMMGTANWSFSMYPGLSHGAIQTIEHHGTDAQKATYLEKMVTGEWSGTMCLTEAQAGSDLGIIRTKAEPNDNGSYQITGQKIFISAGEHDLTDNIIHIVLARLPNAPKGTKGISLFIVPKMLINDDGSLGAPNRVTCGSIEHKMGIKASATCVMNFDGATGYLIGPENRGLQCMFTFMNVARIGTAVQGLTAAEFAFQGSLSYAKDRLAMRALSGAKAPDKAADPIIVHPAVRNMLLTEKAFAEGGRALVYYLSHFADTVAKGEGEAHEFADQMLSLLTPIAKAFLTETGFEAANHGVQVYGGHGYISEWGMEQNVRDTRIACLYEGTTEIQALDLLGRKVLGSQGKLLANFVQIIQKFCEDNWDNDAMGQFVRPLAKHVKEWGELTTRIGMQATENPDAVGGAAVDYLYFSGYVTLAYLWARMALVAQTAIDNGSEEAAFYDAKIKTAQFYFAKLLPRSTTYVQRIATGVEPFMSMDVEQFAF; from the coding sequence GGCACATTACCAAACGCTGCCAGCTTATCAAGAAACCGACCGCGAATTGATGAACAGCTTATTTGAGATGGCAGCAAGCTTTGCTGAAAATGAGCTCTCTCCGCTTAACCAAAGCGGCGATGCTGAAGGTTGTCATTTTGACAATGGCGTGGTCACCACTCCAAAAGGTTTTAAAGATGCCTATAAAGAATACTGCGAGCTTGGCTTTCCGGCGCTGTCGGCTGAAGAAGCGTTTGGCGGTCAAAACCTGCCTTTTTCTGTATCAACCGTTATCAATGAGATGATGGGAACGGCAAACTGGTCGTTTTCGATGTATCCTGGGCTGTCACACGGCGCGATTCAAACCATTGAGCATCATGGCACGGATGCCCAAAAAGCCACTTATTTGGAAAAAATGGTCACGGGTGAGTGGTCAGGAACGATGTGCTTAACCGAAGCTCAAGCTGGCTCGGATTTAGGAATTATCCGAACCAAAGCTGAACCAAACGATAATGGCAGCTATCAAATCACCGGGCAAAAGATTTTTATTTCCGCAGGTGAGCACGATTTAACTGACAATATCATTCATATCGTCCTTGCCCGCTTGCCAAATGCGCCAAAAGGCACCAAAGGTATTTCTCTTTTTATCGTTCCAAAAATGCTAATCAACGATGACGGCAGTTTAGGCGCGCCTAACCGCGTCACTTGCGGCTCAATCGAGCACAAAATGGGAATCAAAGCGTCTGCCACTTGTGTGATGAACTTCGATGGCGCAACCGGCTATTTGATTGGTCCTGAAAATCGCGGCTTGCAGTGTATGTTTACCTTTATGAATGTCGCCCGAATTGGAACGGCAGTTCAAGGGTTAACGGCGGCAGAATTTGCCTTTCAAGGTTCACTCAGCTACGCAAAAGACCGTTTAGCCATGCGCGCCTTATCGGGCGCAAAAGCTCCTGACAAAGCCGCCGACCCCATCATCGTTCATCCTGCCGTCCGCAATATGCTCTTGACCGAAAAAGCCTTTGCTGAAGGTGGTCGCGCCCTTGTTTATTATTTATCGCACTTTGCTGATACGGTGGCTAAAGGCGAAGGCGAGGCGCATGAATTTGCCGACCAAATGCTGTCGTTACTTACGCCCATTGCCAAAGCGTTTTTGACCGAAACTGGCTTTGAGGCGGCAAATCACGGTGTTCAAGTCTATGGCGGTCACGGCTATATCAGTGAATGGGGCATGGAGCAAAACGTCCGCGATACCCGAATTGCCTGTCTTTACGAGGGCACAACCGAAATCCAAGCGCTTGATTTACTCGGTCGAAAAGTGCTTGGCTCACAAGGCAAACTGCTTGCTAACTTTGTGCAAATTATCCAAAAGTTTTGTGAGGATAACTGGGACAATGACGCGATGGGGCAATTTGTGCGCCCACTTGCCAAACACGTGAAAGAATGGGGCGAATTGACCACCCGTATCGGCATGCAGGCGACCGAAAACCCTGATGCGGTTGGCGGTGCGGCAGTTGATTATCTGTACTTTAGCGGTTATGTGACCCTCGCCTACCTTTGGGCACGAATGGCTTTGGTTGCGCAAACAGCGATTGATAATGGCTCAGAGGAAGCGGCGTTTTATGATGCCAAAATCAAAACCGCGCAGTTTTATTTTGCCAAACTCTTGCCACGAAGCACCACTTACGTTCAGCGAATTGCCACCGGCGTTGAGCCGTTTATGAGCATGGATGTTGAGCAGTTTGCATTTTAA
- a CDS encoding acyl-CoA dehydrogenase C-terminal domain-containing protein translates to MADYNAPLQDMRFILTDVFDAPSFWQTNENLAHVDIETVDMILEEMAKFSKNVLLPLNQSGDDEGARYQGDGVVTTPTGFKDAYQQYAESGWVGLGGNPEFGGQGFPKMVTMLTEEMMFTTNQSFALYPNLTVGATICLNAAASEAQKEKYLENLYSGIWSGTMCLTEPHAGTDLGIIKTKATPNDDGSYNISGTKIFITGGEHDLTENIIHLVLAKTPNAPEGSKGISLFLVPKFLVNDDGSLGARNKVAAGSIEHKMGIKASATCVMNFDGAQGWMVGAENTGLSSMFIMMNYERVTMGLQGLGGTELAYQNAAQYAVDRGQGRSDTQIQSPEKPADAIIYHADVRRMLLNAKANSEASRCFAMYVAKQLDTEKFSTDMEAAQAAATRVALLTPIAKAFLTDKAFEATVDCQQVFGGHGYIKEWGMEQIVRDTRIAQIYEGANGIQALDFLGRKVAKNDGKYLLNFLEEIRDFVTNMTADHAIKSATLKSADTIEQLTKTVLNNIGSRKSEINGCAVDFMHAAGYLCYAYMFAMMVEAANGKDGVFYDNKAKLADYFVARILPRLEAHAKMVEAGSDPIMSFDLDYFNQAKS, encoded by the coding sequence ATGGCGGATTATAACGCGCCCTTGCAAGACATGCGCTTTATTTTAACGGACGTTTTTGACGCTCCAAGCTTTTGGCAAACTAATGAAAATTTAGCCCACGTCGATATCGAAACGGTCGATATGATTTTAGAAGAAATGGCAAAATTTTCTAAAAATGTGCTGCTGCCGCTCAATCAATCGGGCGATGACGAGGGCGCTCGCTATCAAGGCGATGGCGTGGTGACAACACCCACAGGCTTTAAAGATGCCTATCAGCAGTATGCCGAGTCAGGCTGGGTCGGTCTTGGCGGCAATCCAGAGTTTGGTGGTCAAGGCTTTCCTAAGATGGTCACTATGCTCACCGAGGAGATGATGTTCACCACCAACCAATCCTTTGCGCTCTACCCTAACCTTACTGTTGGCGCGACCATTTGCTTAAACGCGGCGGCAAGTGAGGCGCAAAAAGAAAAATATCTAGAAAATCTGTATTCAGGGATTTGGTCAGGAACGATGTGCTTGACCGAGCCGCACGCCGGAACGGATTTGGGAATCATCAAAACCAAAGCCACGCCAAACGACGACGGCAGTTACAATATTTCAGGAACCAAAATCTTTATCACCGGCGGCGAGCATGATTTAACCGAAAATATCATCCATTTGGTGCTTGCCAAAACGCCAAACGCGCCTGAGGGCTCAAAAGGTATTTCATTATTTTTAGTGCCCAAATTTTTAGTGAATGACGATGGCAGCTTAGGCGCTCGCAATAAGGTGGCGGCAGGGTCTATTGAGCACAAAATGGGCATCAAAGCGTCTGCCACTTGCGTGATGAACTTTGATGGCGCTCAAGGCTGGATGGTTGGCGCAGAAAATACAGGGTTGTCCTCCATGTTTATCATGATGAACTATGAGCGCGTCACCATGGGGCTTCAAGGTCTTGGCGGCACAGAGCTTGCTTACCAAAACGCGGCGCAATATGCTGTGGATCGCGGTCAAGGTCGCAGCGATACCCAAATCCAAAGCCCAGAAAAGCCTGCTGATGCCATCATTTATCATGCTGACGTTCGCCGGATGCTGCTCAACGCCAAAGCCAACAGCGAGGCGTCGCGCTGCTTTGCGATGTATGTGGCAAAACAGCTCGATACTGAAAAGTTCAGCACCGATATGGAAGCCGCTCAAGCCGCCGCGACCCGTGTAGCACTGCTAACGCCGATTGCCAAAGCCTTTTTGACCGATAAAGCGTTTGAAGCCACCGTAGATTGTCAGCAAGTTTTTGGCGGTCACGGCTATATCAAAGAATGGGGCATGGAGCAAATCGTCCGCGATACCCGAATTGCACAGATTTATGAGGGCGCAAACGGCATTCAGGCGCTGGACTTTTTGGGTCGAAAGGTTGCAAAAAATGACGGCAAGTATCTGCTGAACTTTTTAGAGGAAATCCGCGATTTTGTCACCAATATGACCGCCGATCACGCCATCAAATCCGCAACGCTAAAATCCGCTGACACCATCGAGCAGCTCACCAAAACTGTGCTTAACAACATTGGCTCGCGTAAAAGCGAAATCAACGGCTGCGCGGTCGACTTTATGCACGCCGCAGGATATCTGTGCTATGCCTATATGTTCGCAATGATGGTTGAGGCGGCAAACGGCAAAGACGGCGTATTTTATGACAACAAAGCCAAGCTTGCCGATTATTTTGTGGCGCGGATTTTGCCACGGCTTGAGGCACACGCAAAAATGGTTGAGGCAGGAAGCGATCCAATTATGAGCTTTGATTTGGACTACTTTAACCAAGCCAAAAGCTAA